One Salvelinus namaycush isolate Seneca chromosome 29, SaNama_1.0, whole genome shotgun sequence genomic region harbors:
- the LOC120024462 gene encoding solute carrier family 22 member 2-like — translation MTTFDEILEEAGNFGRCQKRIFALLCMVSLPFSGVYVGIVFQGFTPEHWCRDSGVSQIRQSCGWNLMDARKITVPLVNTSGVLVHSQCEQYDLDWNNTGLTCDNPESDLTDAHRSKAPMTSCKEGWEYDYEGRQSFVTEFDLVCNDAWVVDMYQATLNVGFLVGSITFGYLADRFGRKISFLMSNLLNGVSGILVAVAPNYISMLVFRTIFGFAVKGGWMSVYVLITELVGVEYRRMVGVLLQMFFSVGLLILTLIAYLITDWRWLQVAFAVPYFIFLSYFWLIPESPRWLLSQNNSTKAKEITEAIAKENKKTLYKNIETLRDDNAQTSTASFLDLVRTPNMRKHTFILMFNWFTSAIVYQGLIMRVGIAGGNVYIDFLISGLVEFPAAFLILFTIDRIGRRLPFATANIVAGVSCFITAIIPDSHFWVKTIVACIGRLGITMAFEMVVFVNTELYPTFVRNLGVSVCSTLCDIGGIVAPFLLYRLATIWLELPLIIFGAIACVAGGLVLLLPETRGVRLPETIDDIEFPNSHKENHPKSQQLTNLLPTDMTTNKETTIV, via the exons ATGACCACTTTCGATGAAATCCTAGAGGAGGCAGGGAATTTTGGTCGTTGCCAAAAGCGCATTTTTGCTCTGCTATGTATGGTGTCGTTGCCTTTTTCTGGGGTCTATGTGGGCATTGTGTTCCAGGGGTTCACCCCAGAGCATTGGTGCCGGGACTCAGGGGTGAGTCAGATCCGGCAGAGCTGTGGCTGGAATCTGATGGACGCCAGAAAGATCACGGTCCCTCTGGTCAACACCTCAGGAGTGCTGGTCCACAGTCAGTGTGAGCAGTATGACCTGGACTGGAACAATACGGGTCTGACCTGTGACAACCCAGAGTCTGACCTCACCGACGCCCACCGCAGCAAAGCTCCCATGACCTCCTGCAAGGAAGGCTGGGAGTATGACTACGAAGGCAGGCAGTCCTTTGTGACCGAG TTTGACTTGGTATGTAATGATGCCTGGGTGGTGGACATGTACCAGGCTACACTGAATGTGGGTTTCCTTGTTGGAAGCATAACTTTTGGATACCTGGCTGACAG GTTCGGCAGAAAAATTAGCTTCTTGATGTCCAACCTCTTGAATGGGGTTTCTGGAATACTTGTAGCAGTGGCTCCAAACTATATATCCATGCTTGTATTTCGCACAATCTTTGGCTTTGCTGTCAAGGGAGGCTGGATGTCTGTATATGTGCTTA TCACCGAGCTAGTGGGAGTTGAGTACAGGAGGATGGTGGGAGTGCTTTTACAGATGTTCTTCAGTGTTGGCCTTCTCATTTTGACCCTCATTGCCTACCTCATCACTGACTGGCGCTGGCTGCAGGTGGCCTTCGCTGTTCCTTACTTCATATTTCTATCCTACTTCTG GTTGATCCCAGAGTCTCCAAGATGGCTTCTTTCTCAGAACAACTCAACCAAAGCTAAGGAGATCACTGAAGCAATAGCGAAGGAAAACAAGAAAACCCTCTACAAGAACATTGAG ACGCTGAGAGACGACAATGCACAGACCTCAACTGCCTCTTTCCTGGATCTGGTCAGAACTCCAAACATGAGAAAACACACCTTCATCCTCATGTTCAACTG GTTTACTAGTGCTATTGTCTACCAGGGTCTTATCATGCGTGTGGGAATCGCAGGAGGAAACGTCTACATTGACTTCCTGATCTCTGGCCTGGTAGAGTTCCCTGCTGCCTTCCTAATCCTCTTCACCATCGATCGTATTGGACGACGTCTTCCCTTTGCCACGGCCAACATTGTAGCTGGAGTATCCTGCTTCATCACTGCTATTATCCCAGATA gtCACTTCTGGGTCAAAACAATTGTGGCCTGCATTGGCCGGTTGGGCATCACCATGGCATTTGAGATGGTGGTGTTTGTGAACACTGAATTATACCCCACCTTTGTCAG GAACCTGGGTGTGTCAGTCTGCTCTACTCTGTGTGACATCGGAGGCATCGTGGCCCCGTTCCTGCTCTACAGACTGGCTACCATCTGGCTGGAGCTGCCACTCATCATATTTG GGGCGATAGCGTGCGTAGCTGGAGGTTTAGTCTTGCTGTTGCCTGAGACCAGAGGTGTAAGACTACCTGAGACCATCGATGACATTGAGTTCCCAAACAG CCACAAAGAAAACCATCCGAAGAGTCAACAGCTGACAAATCTCTTGCCCACTGACATGACGACCAACAAAGAAACTACAATCGTCTGA